In one Mastacembelus armatus chromosome 19, fMasArm1.2, whole genome shotgun sequence genomic region, the following are encoded:
- the tex47 gene encoding testis-expressed protein 47: MAASLKSENRRSELKERNLLMSDEFHGETSERIVLQRLVVIARLPHNADRTELRAHYEQLIFDLSKQYIWDLTTGLLLIYPSCLLHIVESSRDILVSVLKDLKDMQHTGCILLESPKVVFMAHNPERRLFQQWSHKVLGPDHVAQGWAAKGLQEEDDSIETLVCTVLSELQRLRKHLEIAKKALPGLALDETPELIISPRILEKLLSQDELQTPEQYLQMYDAPLNISMDFGQVVRSRSLTTV; the protein is encoded by the exons ATGGCCGCTTCACTAAAATCAGAAAACAGACGCTCGGAGCTGAAAGAGAGAAATTTGTTGATGTCTGACGAGTTTCACGGGGAAACGAGTGAG AGGATCGTGCTACAGCGGCTGGTGGTGATTGCTCGACTCCCCCACAACGCTGACAGGACCGAACTGAGAG CTCATTATGAACAACTCATCTTTGATTTAAGCAAACAGTACATATGGGATCTTACAACAGGCCTGCTGTTAATTTATCCATCCTGCCTGCTTCATATCGTTGAA TCATCCAGGGATATTctggtttctgttttgaaaGACCTCAAAGACATGCAACACACAGGCTG TATCTTGCTGGAATCTCCCAAAGTTGTTTTCATGGCTCACAACCCTGAACGCAGGCTGTTCCAACAGTGGAGCCACAAG GTGCTGGGACCCGATCACGTGGCTCAGGGCTGGGCGGCTAAAGGACTTCAGGAAGAGGACGACAGCATAGAGACTCTGGTTTGCACCGTCCTGTCTGAACTGCAGAGGCTGCGAAAGCACCTGGAAATAGCTAAgaag GCTCTTCCTGGGCTGGCCCTGGATGAGACCCCGGAGCTGATCATCTCCCCGAGGATCTTAGAAAAGCTGCTGTCTCAAGATGAGCTCCAGACTCCAGAGCAGTACCTGCAGATGTACGACGCCCCCTTGAACATCAGCATGGACTTTG GACAAGTTGTTCGAAGCAGAAGCCTCaccacagtttaa